In Porites lutea chromosome 1, jaPorLute2.1, whole genome shotgun sequence, a single genomic region encodes these proteins:
- the LOC140936770 gene encoding uncharacterized protein: protein MCIIDPMHNLFLGTAKRVFTKWVEDDIITRTGLETIQTRINEISVLSDIGRLPGNIKSNYGGFTAAQWKNFVLLFSMYCLKDVLPDQHLHYWQSFVLACRLLCKPCITKTDLMLADCKLMHFVKEYEKINGEMSITPNMHLHLHLKECVENYGSIYGFWLFSFERYNGILGSYQTNNKTGELQIMRKFMTSGILGNMQYSLPEEFKDFFLLSCISQLESSENSGEIVQPPQFVMASSGPLLGKESIWSDLTSICFEKHYKLGRLDQEELSALGTVYGTLYPHITVASLNLPSLYKRYKSLSVCGERYGSTAGTRLCPYARIIASWCDKDGVVCPGMLRPGIIRYFIVHSLEIEGCQKSHAFAVVNWLKSSEEDFGFGNPLSVWRANDFEHSGPAVFLPVQRIHCKFLSADKVNSGQTYLIVSPIYRRILL from the coding sequence ATGTGTATAATTGACCCCATGCACAACTTATTTCTGGGAACAGCCAAAAGGGTCTTCACAAAATGGGTTGAGGATGACATTATCACAAGGACAGGATTGGAGACAATTCAAACAAGGATCAATGAGATTTCAGTTTTATCAGATATTGGTAGACTGCCAGGGAACATTAAATCAAATTATGGAGGGTTCACAGCTGCGCAGTGGAAAAactttgttcttcttttctcAATGTATTGCCTCAAGGATGTTCTCCCTGATCAGCATCTCCACTATTGGCAATCTTTTGTCCTTGCTTGCCGTCTTCTCTGCAAGCCATGCATAACAAAAACAGACTTAATGCTTGCAGATTGCAAGCTGATGCATTTTGTTAAAGAATATGAGAAAATTAATGGAGAAATGTCAATAACTCCAAACATGCACTTGCACCTTCACCTTAAAGAATGTGTGGAAAATTATGGTAGCATTTATGGATTCTGGTTATTCAGCTTTGAACGTTATAATGGTATCTTGGGCTCATACCAGACAAACAACAAGACTGGGGAGTTACAAATCATGCGCAAGTTTATGACATCTGGAATTCTAGGAAATATGCAGTACAGTCTCCCAGAAGAGTTCAAAGACTTTTTCTTGTTAAGCTGCATTTCACAGCTTGAATCCAGTGAGAATTCTGGAGAGATTGTCCAACCACCACAATTTGTGATGGCGTCTTCTGGTCCCTTACTTGGAAAAGAATCCATCTGGTCAGATTTGACATCAATTTGCTTTGAAAAACATTACAAACTGGGGAGACTAGATCAAGAGGAACTAAGTGCACTGGGTACTGTGTATGGCACCCTTTATCCTCACATAACAGTAGCATCACTGAATTTGCCTTCCCTTTACAAAAGGTACAAGTCATTATCAGTTTGTGGAGAAAGATATGGCTCAACAGCAGGGACAAGACTTTGTCCATATGCTCGAATTATAGCGTCGTGGTGTGATAAAGATGGAGTTGTCTGCCCTGGAATGTTGCGACCTGGAATAATTAGATACTTTATTGTTCACAGCTTAGAGATTGAGGGATGCCAAAAAAGTCATGCATTTGCAGTTGTGAACTGGTTGAAGTCTTCAGAGGAGGATTTTGGTTTTGGAAATCCACTCTCAGTTTGGCGTGCAAATGACTTTGAGCATTCTGGGCCAGCAGTTTTTCTGCCTGTTCAAAGAATTCATTGTAAGTTTTTATCTGCTGACAAAGTCAACTCTGGACAAACATATTTAATTGTATCCCCCATTTATAGGAggattttgctttaa